In Bacteroidota bacterium, the sequence AAACTGGTTGTGACAAAATAATATCAGAAAAATATTTTTCAGCTTGTATTTCCGGTGCAAGCGTTATTATTAATCACCGGAACCATTTAATTAATTTCTATTTATGAAAAAGCAATTACGATTTTTAATCATTCTGTGCCTCGGGCTGGTACTTTCAGGAGCCGCTCTGGACACTTACGCATGGGGTGGTGACATTACCTTACCCGTAACTGCAGGTTACAAGTACTCGAATGCACGTATATCGGTAGCATTTGACGGAACCATTTATTATGGCAGAACTTTTTCTCTTACACCTACCGGACCTACTACAAATTGGGAAGTGCTCAGGTCAAAGGATAATGGTGTGACCTTTACTCAGGTTAGTTCGGGCGGAATTGGTGGCAGCGGTATTGTTACAGCTTTCGATATCATTTGTGCAGGAACAAATGGTGCTGACTTCGGTCTGTTCATTGCTCGCTCATATTTAGATACGGTCAGTGCCGATGCTACATTGTATTGTGATAAAAACGATACAATTGGTTTGTACCTTGGTGGCATTGTAAGCGAAACGTTTAATTTTACAACAGTGCGGGGTTGGACAAGTCTCAGCCTTGCAACCGACTGCCGTGATAAGAACTCTGTATCCGCGCCTTATGAAATCAGTCTGGTGGCCGGTAAGGCAAATACGAACGACTCTATTATAATCTGGACGGGTGCTGACGGTGGTACAACAATGCACAGGGCAGGTATCTACGGTACCTCCGGTTATATAAGAAACGTGAGTGCCTCCATTGGTTCAACTCTGCCCGGAACATCAACCTATGGTAGACTGGCCATTGCCTGGGATGATTATTCCGGACCTTCAATGGTATGGGGTGCCGTAAAAGTGATGTTCATGTTTCCTGATGATGGAACAGCTCCTTTTTATACCGGTCCATACCTGATTGACTCAGGAAATGAACATTATCGCAGACCCTGTGTTGTTGCTTCTCAGAACTCTGCCGGCGGAAGCGGTCCGGGAACTTCAGATATGCGTATCATGGTTGCTATGGAGTATGATGCCAGCAATATTGTATGGGCAGCAGTTTTTGATAGTATTGTGCTGAAGTCACCCACGTATCTGTGGAGTAATATTTCTTCTGGTTCAGGCACCGGTGCAAGCTCGCAGTGCCATGGTGTATTTGATCCGGTATACGATAATTTTCTCTTTACTTATTACAACGATGATGCAAACACACTGCCTTATGTAATAAAATCGATGGGCTCTCCTGCAACGGAAGATGCGTTTTTCTTTCAGCCAAATTACCGTGACCTCTCCACATTGAATGCCGTTCCTATGTTTCCACGTGTTGACATGAGCGTAAGCAGGGGTATGGCTGCATTTGCATGGAACGACAGTCCTAACTCTATGTTTGATGCAGAATGGTCGACTGTTGCCGGAATAAGCACCAATACAGGTTTGAGCGAACTAAATATTTATCCGAATCCTGCTGCAGACATTGCAAACATCAGCTTTGATGCTAACGAAGCACAGTCAATGGTGATTACAGTAATGGACCTTACAGGCAGGGTATTTATAAATGAAGAAGTTCATGTGAATCAGGGCAACAATCTGCTGCCTGTTTCCGTGAACAAACTTGCTTCAGGAAATTATATCATTCAGCTCAAGGGTGCATCAATTAGTTCATCCCTGAAATTACTGGTGACGAAATAATGTAATCTGACCTCACAGAATTTATTTAATAGAAGAAGCTGCCTCATTAAGGGGCAGCTTCTTTTTTTTGACGGTTTTCTATTTCTTTTTTTTAACCGGCTTTTTCACATTCTTTGTCTGAATCCCGGCAAGCGAATCCTGTAAGATTTTCACATAGTCTTTTACTTCCGCAGGACTATAATCCAATGGATTTGAAAGCAGGCGGACGCGCATATAAACAGGTTCATGGTCGCTGCTGCCGAATGCTTGAGGCACAACATGTGCATCCTGTATTTTGATATTGGGTGATGTAATGAAAAAGTCAAGTGTGGTTACCGGCGTCAAACCCGGACGATAGGCTTCATACACTTCCCTGTTGGTGGGATTTTTTTTATCCACACCCCAATTCCAGCCGGGAGGAATAAAATCGGGAGGTATTTCGGTTGCGCCCTGTTTTTTATTGAAGCTGCTGTAATAATTCAGTTTGCCGAAGCCGGGCGGTGACTGGTTCCAGTCGCCTCCCATCACTACATAATTTCCTTTTCCAAATTCTTCCATGGCAAATCCGCGCACCATCCAAAGCTCGTATTGACGCATCAAATCTGCGTCTGCAAATGCCGAATTGTGAAGGTTTATTATCACGAGTTCTTTTCCATCCAATAAATTATACCGTTCAAGCATGAAACAGCGTTCGAGCATAAACAGTCGTGTCGGCCACGAATATTTCAAGGGGTAATCATAACGGGTGGCTTCAGTGGGCTGCCAGCGCGAAAGCGTCATAATGCCACCGTTCACCTGTCCCATGGGTTTAAATAGCGGAACCGGCACAAATCCCACATCATAATTCTTGCTGAAGGCTGCCGCGTGGCCCGATAGTGCCTGGGAAAACAACGACGCCTCATCCTGATAATAGGAGCGTCGTGAGTTACGGTCCACTTCCTGCAATAATAAGAAATCAACTGAATCATTGTTCGAAATAAAACTGAAAACGCCGTTTAGATACTTCTGAAATCCGGTTGCATCGGGGCGTACGCTTTTACCACCGTCATAAAAAAAATCCATTTCTTTGCCCAACCCGCAATAACCAATATTCCAGGTAATAAATGAAAACTCATTGATGGCGATACGTGATGAAATTGAATTATTGATCAATTCAGCCTTTTCAACGGCTGCCGGTTTGTACATGCTGCAGGTACTGTAAATCAGAAATGCTGCAAAAAGTACCAATAAGCTGCCGGTTACTATAAAAAATATTTTAAGTGCCTTCTTGAAAATTTTCATGGATGAATGGTTTGGAGTATTCTTGTTAACAAAAATATAAAAATATGCTCATGTCCGACCACTCTATGCGGGATTTATCATATTTTCCACATATAATACCCATAACCTTTGTAAAAATAATTATGCGAAAGTATTTATGACGATTATTTTTTTAATTTTACCTGATTCAAAAACAACAACCTAAACTACCTCAATATGGATAAAAAGCGCGTTCTCCTTTCTGCAGCAATTGGAGTATTTATTATTGTGTCTATTATTCTGATTGTGAAAATCAGATCGCATGCCGTTATAAAAGTGAATCCGGCATTCAAAGAATATGTGTCGGCATTTACGTCAGGCATTGTTTCAACAGAAGCTACCATAAAGGTACGCCTTGCCAATGATTTTGCCGATTCATCGATGTTTGAAAAACCGGTTAAAGAAGAGCTGTTCGATTTTTCTCCTTCTATTGCCGGTAAGGCATACTGGATTGACACGCGCACTGTGGAATTCAGACCGGATGAAAAACTTCCGGTTAAGCAGCTTTTTACAGCTAAGTTTTATTTATCCAAACTCATTAATGTACCGGATAGTCTGAAAACTCTGATGTTTCAATTTCAGACAGCACAGCAGGCATTTGAGGTGAGTGTGAAGAATCATAAAGCCTATGATAAAAAAAAT encodes:
- a CDS encoding T9SS type A sorting domain-containing protein, whose translation is MKKQLRFLIILCLGLVLSGAALDTYAWGGDITLPVTAGYKYSNARISVAFDGTIYYGRTFSLTPTGPTTNWEVLRSKDNGVTFTQVSSGGIGGSGIVTAFDIICAGTNGADFGLFIARSYLDTVSADATLYCDKNDTIGLYLGGIVSETFNFTTVRGWTSLSLATDCRDKNSVSAPYEISLVAGKANTNDSIIIWTGADGGTTMHRAGIYGTSGYIRNVSASIGSTLPGTSTYGRLAIAWDDYSGPSMVWGAVKVMFMFPDDGTAPFYTGPYLIDSGNEHYRRPCVVASQNSAGGSGPGTSDMRIMVAMEYDASNIVWAAVFDSIVLKSPTYLWSNISSGSGTGASSQCHGVFDPVYDNFLFTYYNDDANTLPYVIKSMGSPATEDAFFFQPNYRDLSTLNAVPMFPRVDMSVSRGMAAFAWNDSPNSMFDAEWSTVAGISTNTGLSELNIYPNPAADIANISFDANEAQSMVITVMDLTGRVFINEEVHVNQGNNLLPVSVNKLASGNYIIQLKGASISSSLKLLVTK
- a CDS encoding endonuclease/exonuclease/phosphatase family protein; translated protein: MKIFKKALKIFFIVTGSLLVLFAAFLIYSTCSMYKPAAVEKAELINNSISSRIAINEFSFITWNIGYCGLGKEMDFFYDGGKSVRPDATGFQKYLNGVFSFISNNDSVDFLLLQEVDRNSRRSYYQDEASLFSQALSGHAAAFSKNYDVGFVPVPLFKPMGQVNGGIMTLSRWQPTEATRYDYPLKYSWPTRLFMLERCFMLERYNLLDGKELVIINLHNSAFADADLMRQYELWMVRGFAMEEFGKGNYVVMGGDWNQSPPGFGKLNYYSSFNKKQGATEIPPDFIPPGWNWGVDKKNPTNREVYEAYRPGLTPVTTLDFFITSPNIKIQDAHVVPQAFGSSDHEPVYMRVRLLSNPLDYSPAEVKDYVKILQDSLAGIQTKNVKKPVKKKK